From Bradyrhizobium sp. 4:
CTCGGCATTTCGCGGTTTCAGCTGAAGTATTCGGCCGGCCCGCTGCCGCATGGCAAACTGATGAAGAGCATCGAGCTCTACGGGCGGAAGGTGGTGCCGATGGTGCGGGAGATGATGGGGTAAGCCAGTCCGCCTGCGCCCTCCGGGCTACGGCGCGACAGCCCTCGCTCACTTCGCGCCATGACCATAAGTGCCGGCTTGCCGAGCCGTAGCTCGCGAAGCGAGCGAAGGCTGGTGGGGGAGGCAGGACTCGAACCTGCGAAGCCATAAGGCGGCTGATTTACAGTCAGCTCCCTTTGCCACTCGGGACACTCCCCCGCTCGATGGCAGCACAATCGGGCCGGACCTTGCCGGCGACCGAAGACGGCCATGGAACGTGAAGGCCGCGACAGCCCGGATGGGGGCGCGACCGGGCGCGGTTATCGGCGAAGCGATGGGGTAAAGTCAACCGAGGCGAACAGCTAAAATCGCCCCTGAAGCCACCCAAATTGCCATATTCCGGGACCCGTGACACAAGCGAGCCCATGAAGGATCGAAAATTCAACCCGAGGGGCCCCCGCGGCGGGTCTAAGCCCTTCAACAGGCCCGGAAAATCCGCCGGGCGCCCGGCCCGGCGCGATCGCGATTCGGACACCGACGGTCCCGTCATCCTCTATGGCTGGCACACCGTCACCATGGCGCTCGCCAACCCCCTGCGGCAGATCCGCAAGCTGACGCTGACCGAGAACGCCGCAAGGCGTCTGGCGGACGAGAACATCGCGATCCCGGTCACGCCCGAGATCGTCCGGCCCCAGGAGATCGACCGGCTGCTGTCGCCGGACGCGGTGCACCAGGGCCTGCTCGCCGAGGCCGACCCTCTGCCCTCGCCCGACATCGCGGATTTGAAGCAGGACGGCATCGTGCTGGTGCTCGATCAGATCACCGATCCGCACAATGTCGGCGCCATCCTGCGCTCGGCGGCGGCGTTTGCAGTGAAGGCGATCGTCACCACCGCGCGCCACAGTCCGGAAGCGACCGGCGTGCTGGCCAAGGCCGCCTCCGGCGCGCTGGAGCTGGTCCCGATGGTGACGGTGCAAAACCTCGCCCGCGCACTGACCACGCTGAACGAGCTCGGCTTCCAGACCGTCGGGCTGGACAGTGAAGGCAGCGCCGATCTTTCCGAGGTCACCCTGCGCGAGCCGCTCGCGCTGGTGCTGGGCGCGGAAGGCAAGGGCCTGCGGCAATTGACGCGCGAGACCTGCAGCGTCGTGGCGCGGCTCGACATGCCCGGCGAGATCAAGAGCCTCAACGTCTCCAATGCCGCCGTGCTCTCGCTCTATGTCGGCGCCAGCCGGCTCGGGCTGATGAAGCGGTAACAAAACAAAACGCCCGCCCGCATCGCGGACGGGCGTCTCGTTGGTTCAACCGATCAAGCGATCAGTAATAGCGGCGCAGCACGCGGTGGCCGCCATAGTACGGCGCATGGCGCGGAGCGTAGCCGTAGCGCGGACCGTAGCCATAGTGCGTGCGCGGCAGATAGCCGGCGCGCGGGCCGTAGCCGTAGCGATACGGACGGTAATACGGGCGGCGGTAGGGATAGGCGGCCGGGGCTTCCACCGCGGCGGCGCGATAGCCATAGCCGTGCCCATAGCCATAACCACGGCCGTAGCCGTAATTGGCGGGCGCAACCACCGCGTCCTCACGGTAGGTCGGATACGGCGCGAAGGCGCCCGGGCCGGTGTAGGTCGGGCCCTGGTTGACGTGATAATATTGCGTGGTGGGCTCGGCGAGACGCTCATAGGCGCCGTAACCGTAGCCGGCCCCGTAACCGCCGCAACCGGTGTTGCAGCCGGAATAGACCGGCGCGACCGGCTGGCACGGATTGAAGCCGCAGGCCGCGGCGGGCGCGGTGGCAGCGAACATCACGGCAGCCGCCGCGACCAGTCCCGAAATCATCTGACGCATTACTCTCTCCTGTTGATTTTCGTTTGTTGTTTTCGTTTCTTAACCCGGCGGCCTGCCGGGTATCTCTGCACGCGGCCGCGGCCGAGGACGCCGCGGATAGTCGTTGATCTCAGGCGCGAGGATCACCGGCGGCGGATTGACGGGCACGTCCATCTGCGGCGGCAGCGGCGCCGATTGGGCGCCCCAGCTCTGGTGATAGCTCTCGGGCGGCTTGGGCAATTTGCGGTTCGCGGGCGGCTCGACCTCGAGCCGGCCGTAGCCGGGCCGCAGGCCCAGCGTCGGGTAGTAGTGGCCGACGTCCGTGGGCTGGCGCTCGGCGACATAGCGTCCGCCATAGATGGTGGGCTGCACCTGGACATTCTTCCCCAAGCCCCAGGTCCCCTCGACCACGGCATAGGACGCGTCGATGTTGTTGATGATGATGGGCACGCCCGGCCGACCGGGAACGACGATATCGAAGCCGCCGCCGGCAAACGCCGTCGCGGGCAGTCCGATCAGAAAGGCAGCGAGCGCCACAACGCGCATAAGGGGATCCCATTTATCCGTCGACAACCTACCCGATGGCGACGCAGAGAGGGTTAAGGCCCTCTCACCAATTGCTGGTAAGCCTAATGTGTAAGGATTACGCGCCGCTCAAATGCTGCAAGGCGAACTAGCGAAGCATTAACGCCGCCGGACCCAGCAGTCCGGAACCATGGGGCGTGCTCACTTCCGTTTGACTGTGGCTGACGAAAATCCGCCGGTTTCAGCGGAACGTCCGGCGTCTTCGGCGTTTAGCCCCCGTCAACAAAATGGGAGCCAACAATCATGAATATCAAACTTCTCGGAGCCACGGCGATTGCGGCGACCCTGGTGACGGGCTCTGCCATGGCGCAGGCCGTGATCACCAATCCCGGCCGCTGCGCGGCGCAATTCCCCAACGCCAACTGCCAGAACGTCGGACCGGGAAATCCGTACACAGATAGCGGCTATCGGCATCGTCGCGTGTCCTATCGCCAGACCAACAACGGCGATTGGAATAACGACTGGAACAGGAGCCGCACCGGCTTCTGGCCGACCGACGTCGCCGCCGGCGCGGTCGGAGCAGCCGCTGGCGTGGCCGGCGCGGCCATCGGGACTGCGGGCGCGATCGCAACCGCCCCGTTCCGTGCCACGAACGACGCCTACGCCTACGACAATGGCTGGGATAATTCGTGGAATAATTCTTGGGACAACCGCGGCTGGGACACCCGCACCTACGCCCAGCGCAACGGCTTCGTCTGCACGCCCGGCACCTGGTTCAAGGGCCAAGACGGCCGTCGCCACATCTGCCAGTAAGGCGCTTTGAACCGAACGCGATAGATCAGGCGGCCTTCGGGCCGCCTGATTCATGTCTGGATCGGGGGATCGCGGGTTCTGGCACTTTCCGGTCAAGTCTGGTATTGCGGCGCGCACGGGCGGACAGCCCCGGCAAACGCCGGCCCTGCCCCGCTTCTCCAGGCGTCGCCGGCTTAGCTCAGCGGTAGAGCAGCGGTTTTGTAAACCGAAGGTCGGGGGTTCAATCCCCTCAGCCGGCACCATAAAACCTTGCAATTGCTTGATTTTTAGCAACAATCGTTTCGAAGCATTGGGCTCCCTCACCTTGGGGTAGCCGCTGGGGTATCAATTGATTGTGATTGAGAAGAAACCCGTAGCATGGGTGCTCACGGCAGTCAGCGCGATCTACTTCGTCCGCAACCTCTTCGAAGCAGACGGGCCGACAAACACCCCGCTCGGCACATTCACGCTCGCCGGTTTCATCGGCGGATGCGTGTGGCTCTGGGAGATGCGGAAGGAAGACCAGCGGGAGTTGCGGCGGTTCATCGAAGAGACCCGGCGGCGGGATGAAGCAGCTAGAGAGAACAAAGACCCGCCAGCGCGAGGCCGGCGGGGCATCCACACCCACGACAGGCAGTAGCTAGCACTTGCATCGCTACGCTAGGAATCGACGATTTGACTCTCGACGGCACGGCGCTTTGATCGCGGAATGCCTCGCCCGAAACGCCATACGCCTACCCACTCAGACGGCCGCCCGCTCAAGATCACTTTCGGCGAGATGCGGGAAATGGGCCTGCGCGGCGTCCTGGTCTACTGCCACTGCGGGCATCACATTGCTCTGAATGCAGACGGTTGGTCGGACAAGATGCGGCTGTCCGATATTGAGGCGCGCTTTGTCTGTCAGGGCTGCGGTAGTCGCGGGGCCGATGTGCGCCCCGACTTCGCCCCTCCCAAGATGGGCACCGGTGTATAAGGCCCGCTAGGGTCTTAACAAGCACGTTCGGCGTGTGCTTAATCCCCGCCACAACATAAGTGGCGGGAGCGAGGACCCAATGAGGGACGACCTAAAGAAGGAATTCGAAAAAGCGATAACTGATAAGAACCGGCGGGACGAAGAGCAGCACATAACCGCTGAACGGAAAAGGACTGAGGCTGAGCAATTCCAAGCCGATTGGGTGGACAAGATTTCTACCGTAGTCCGCCCGGCCCTGCAGGAGGTGGTGGATCAATTGCTAAGCCCCGCCGGTTGGCAGACACGTTTTGTAGATACACCCCCCGCCGCTGGGCTGGAGGTCTACAAAGGCAACATGACAACGGCAGGTGGCGGGCGTACGCGGCCGAACATTACATTCGCGCCGACCCCCAGTGGGAACAAGATCACCGTCTATATCGCCACTCCAAATCTTGGACAGTCCACCGCTTCGCTGACAGTTGATGAAGTCACACATGATAAAATCCAAGAAGAAGCACTTGGGTTCTTCAAGAAACTCACATCAACTTGATCTAACTAGGGTGGCCCGCCAGCGTGAACCGGCGGGCCTCTGTAGTCAGTGCCTCGGGTGCGTAGGATCAAGGAGCCTTGCGGTGTCCCACGTTGCCGAGACCGAGATTACTTGGCAGCCCTCCATCGCTCGCCGCAGGTACTCTTGCTTGCCATCCTCATAGATTGCCGCAACGGCGCACTTAAGTACGAGCTCACGTTGGTCTCTTGCTTCTATGTTAGCGACCGCAACCCTCGCCAGATTGAAGGCTCTCTTGGCATCATCGTATTCGTGATAGCGCACGTATACGCCCAACCTTTCGGAGACCCGCTCATCCCATCGCTCCCACTTGCGATAGGCGCGGCCGGCGGGGGCGGGATGCTTCTTCATCCATTCTTTGCGTCGAGCGGCGGCCTCGCCTAGGGCCTCGCTGGTCCGCTTCATTTCATCATGGGTTTCGCAGAGGCGTAGGACGGCTAAGCGCAATTCTGAGCTAGCATCCTCGGCGCCGATCGGAGCGCCATTTGCTTCGACTGGAATTGCACTGGACCCGGCAAACGTGGCGGCGCCAACGAAAACGTTCATAACTGACCTCCTGCTGATCTGCGCCCCGAACGAGGGAATCGCCTCGATGTGTGTTGGTTCGGCTACGTTTTTGACTCCCTGACCCGCGCTAGCGGAATTTGTCAGAATCAATGGATGTGACGAGAATTGACCGGCGCCCGGGGCGCTGGTGCTTTGGCTGGTCATGGCTGGTTCTCACTAGATTGGCTTATCAAGGCCATGCCGGGTCGGCCGGCAGCCGGGAGTTGATAACCCGCTAGTGAGACGGGCCGGCGGCATTTAAGCTTTCGCTCTGGACATGGCGCACCGCTCCCGGCCATAATGGCCAGGTCGGCGCACCCGCCAAGGTGCAGCCAGCGCTATCGAGCCCGCCAAGGCTCACTTGCGCAGACGGCGTTTCCGGCGCCAACCGGATTGCCGCATCACTAGTCCGGGTTATCAAGCCCACGGACACTCCACCACTGATTTGGTTAAAAATCCACCCCTTTCGGGGCGCTCCGGCGCGCATACCGCTTGCTGACTACCGCCGGTTGAGCTTTTATGGCGAAGCGGGGGGTGGAGAGTATGGCTAACATTATTGGCTTACTATTAGGCTTGGGTGCTTTCGCAGGCTGGTGCCAGCATCTGTACACCTGCTTTAACGAGAAGCTTTGGGGCTTCCTGATTGCCGGGGCCCTCTTCTTTCCGGTGGCGGTGATACACGGCTGGGGAATCTGGCTCGGCTGGTGGCATTAGCGACCGTCCCATCATGAACCGCATCAACCAAACGGGGCGGTTTACGCTGATAGCAATGGCCGCCCTGATAATGGCGGCGATCATCGCATACCGGCACTGATCCAGGCAGAATTGCGCAGTACAACACGCGGGGGACAACCGTAAATGGTCATTGCTGAAACAATCAGTGGACTGGGGGCGCTCAAGACCGCTCTAGACATGACTAGGGCCCTCAAAGATATCAACGACGCGACCATTCGCAACTCGGTCGCGATCGATCTTCAAGAGAAGATCTTATCGGCCCGCGAGGCACAGACGGCGCTGCTGGAGCGAATAAGCGAGCTGGAAAAACAGGTGGCTCAGTTTGAAAAATGGGATGCTGAGAAGGAGAATTATCAGCTTACCGCCATCTACGCAGACACCTTGGCCTATGCGCGCAAGTCTGATGCTATCGGAGCCGTTCCGCTCCATTACATCTGTGCAAATTGCTATGAGGATCGAAAGAAGAGAATTTTGCAGCGAGCCGATGCAGCGCATCTCATGTGTCCAGATTGCAAAATCCGATTGAGGTTCGATTCTGAAGAGGCGAAGCAATTCAACCGTCCGAATTTTCGCCCACGCTCTGATGGTTGGACTTAATAACCACCCAACCCTGATCATCTCCACCCGCCGCTCTCGCTCAGTCAGTTGATTGCGCGTGAGCCGGTCCAGTTCGAGCCCACGGCCCCGAGGCATCTCATCACCGTCGTGGAACTGACGTTCGCAGTGTTGTCTACGTTACCGGTGACGACGCTGTTGAAGGACGCGCGCGAGGTGCGGTCCAAACTCAGCGAGCCACCGATAATACCTGTCCAATAGATATCATCGTTAGGCGCGTTAGCGCTTCCTGCACAGTTGAGAGTATAGCCAGAGGCCGTTGATCCGCCCGTAGGGTCCGAGTAAACGTTCGAGGCAAAGCAATGCTGCACGCTTAACAGAAGCACAGAGTACTGAGCGGCCCCGAAAAAATGGCAATTTTCGAAGAAAGCGCTGCGATAGCTCTTGCCGCCGGTCCCACCGACACCACCAGTGTTGTTCGTTCCGTTGATGTTCAAGCTGTTAGCGACGCCATTGCCGCATGACACATAGAAATTTCGCACGCGCAAAATTCCGATGTTTGCAGCGTTGTTCGGCAAAATGGCCGAGAGACCGGAGCCACCCGATGCGCTGCTCCCCGCCGCGATCTGAATATCTGTGATCGTGGCACCCCACGCACCGAGAGAAATGACGCCCTTGTTTGCGTTCACTTCGACATATCGCTTGTAGAGAATCGTCGGCTGACCGCCCCCCTGGCACCCGCTTATTTCAATGATGAACGTCGGCGACGTGATCGCCGAATCAAGAGCCCACTGACCTGATGGTATGGTCATGTTGGTGTGTTTCAGATTGCAATAGGCCATGCAGAGATTGATCGCTGCCGCGCTGTCCGGATCGGTGTCGAGGTTTGACACCACCGGCACGGCGCCGAATTGACGAACGCTGACGCGAGATCCTGTCAATTCCCAATAGGCACCGTCTGCCGAATGAATATAGCCGGCATGCGCGGGAAGGCTTCCGACGCGCTTGTAGATAGCATTCGTCGCGATGCTGCCGCCCCCATCGCCAGCGGCAAAATAACCGGCCGTGATGATGTAAGTCGCAGTGGAGGGAATGGTCGCCGCCGCTGCAAGCGCATAAGTTTCATAGAAGACCCGCTCGGCCTTCGCTGTAATTGCCTGGGCGGTACGTAGTGGCGTCATGAGAACGTCGCTCAGTGCCCCTGCCTCTGCCTCGGCCTGCGAGGCGAGAGTCGACGTGACGTACTGCGACGTGCGCAGCGGCGTCATCAGAACGACGTTCTGCGCTCCGGCCTCGGCCTCCGACTGCGTTGCGATCGGATAGCTATTCGGGGGAAACGTAACGTCAGAGGTGTTTTCAAGCCCGGAATCGTCTGCCTTCCACTTAAGATATTTCCCAGCTTCGGGATCTGGCAGCGTCAGTCCGGTGAAGGTGGACGACTCCGGTAAGGTAAGCGCCCGACCAAGCCTATCCTTGAGGCGCTGGCAAAGCGTCGTAAGCTTATCGAGTGCACCCTCATGGCTCTTGGCAGCGAACGGATCGTTGTTGTTGTACGAAGCGGTCTGTGTGGCCGGGGGATCACGATAAATCGTGACCCTGTATCCGCTTGCCGGCGCCGTCACAAATGTGCAAGCGCCTCCCGTGCTAACGGTTGCGCCTGTGAGGGTGTAGTCGCTGCCGAGAACCTGAAGCGTCGAGAAATTGGTCGGGCTCAGCTGATTGACGACGATATCAACATTGGCCTGAAAATAGAACGGGATCGGGAACACGGTGGTGGACCCGTCTCCGTTGTAGCTGATCCGAGATAGTTGTGATGCGATGGTCAAACTGATGTGCTCCTATAGTCCCGAATGTGCGCGAATTGTTTGCGCGCCGGCTTCTGCGGCTTGGGCTTCATTGCCTCCTCCACGCGCTGCAACTCCGCAGCGACAGCGGCGCTCAGCCTCGCCGCTCTCGCTTCTATCTTCCCACCTTCGCCTGGTATGCGGATGCGATGCCCCATATCAGCGCCGCTCCAGCTTGGAGACGACGACCGACTTCC
This genomic window contains:
- the rlmB gene encoding 23S rRNA (guanosine(2251)-2'-O)-methyltransferase RlmB, with amino-acid sequence MKDRKFNPRGPRGGSKPFNRPGKSAGRPARRDRDSDTDGPVILYGWHTVTMALANPLRQIRKLTLTENAARRLADENIAIPVTPEIVRPQEIDRLLSPDAVHQGLLAEADPLPSPDIADLKQDGIVLVLDQITDPHNVGAILRSAAAFAVKAIVTTARHSPEATGVLAKAASGALELVPMVTVQNLARALTTLNELGFQTVGLDSEGSADLSEVTLREPLALVLGAEGKGLRQLTRETCSVVARLDMPGEIKSLNVSNAAVLSLYVGASRLGLMKR